One stretch of Bradyrhizobium canariense DNA includes these proteins:
- a CDS encoding methylmalonyl-CoA mutase subunit beta, with protein MTSETDDLRLAADFAPANYDDWRKLVDGVLKGAPFEKLVGKTRDGLRIEPIYRRSRDAAPIAARAAAAPWRIMQRIDHPDAARANAQALQDLENGATGLEVEFAGGPGARGFGIADASAETIAHVFDGVVLDAGIMIALNPVLGRQNAGENLADLVMAGGFDPTKVDIHFNYQPLTTIATRGAAVASWSEMEKPLAKMIRGLIGRGFKGPFVLADGRPVHDAGGSEAQELAFTLAVAVAYLRTLEAGGIELDTARSALSFRLSADADQFLTMAKFRALRLLWARIEQACGLAPKPIFVNAQTAWRMLTQRDPYVNMLRATMATFSAGLGGANAITVLPHTLALGLPDPFARRVARNTQLVLLEESNLAKVSDPAAGSGGIETLTQQLCEAAWLLFQEIEQAGGVFASLEQGLIQRKVAATRAARETDIAKRKTVLTGASEFPNLHETDVTVLDAKPAALAPDGETNIKFDALAPMRLAEPFEALRDKSDARLKRSGARPRVFLANLGTAADFTARATFAKSFFETGGIEAVGSDGFTDPAALAASFSSSGAALVCLCSSDKLYADKAAAAAKALQAAGAKHIYLAGRPGEQETAMRGAGVSDFIFAGGDALATLREAYRRME; from the coding sequence ATGACATCCGAGACTGACGACCTGCGGCTGGCCGCGGATTTTGCGCCGGCGAACTACGACGACTGGCGCAAGCTGGTCGATGGCGTGCTGAAGGGCGCGCCGTTCGAGAAGCTGGTCGGCAAAACCCGTGACGGCCTGAGGATCGAACCGATCTATCGGCGCAGCCGCGACGCCGCGCCAATCGCTGCCCGCGCCGCCGCCGCGCCGTGGCGGATCATGCAGCGGATCGATCATCCGGACGCGGCGCGGGCCAATGCGCAGGCGCTACAGGATCTGGAAAACGGCGCTACCGGCCTCGAGGTCGAGTTCGCCGGTGGGCCGGGCGCGCGCGGCTTCGGCATTGCGGATGCATCTGCCGAAACAATCGCGCACGTATTTGACGGCGTCGTCCTCGACGCTGGAATCATGATCGCGCTCAACCCGGTGCTTGGACGCCAAAATGCCGGTGAGAACCTGGCCGACCTTGTTATGGCCGGTGGCTTCGATCCCACAAAAGTAGACATTCACTTCAACTACCAACCGCTGACGACCATCGCCACGCGTGGCGCGGCAGTGGCCTCATGGTCCGAGATGGAGAAGCCGCTCGCCAAGATGATCCGCGGCCTTATCGGCCGCGGCTTCAAGGGCCCGTTCGTGCTCGCGGATGGCCGCCCGGTGCACGATGCCGGCGGATCGGAAGCCCAGGAATTGGCCTTTACGCTCGCGGTCGCGGTCGCCTATCTGCGCACGCTGGAAGCTGGCGGCATCGAGCTGGACACCGCCCGCTCCGCTTTGTCGTTCCGGCTCAGTGCCGACGCCGACCAGTTCCTGACAATGGCGAAATTCCGCGCGCTGCGGTTGCTATGGGCGCGGATCGAACAAGCCTGCGGGCTGGCGCCCAAGCCGATCTTCGTCAACGCGCAGACCGCATGGCGAATGCTGACCCAGCGCGATCCTTACGTGAACATGCTGCGCGCGACGATGGCGACGTTCTCGGCCGGCCTCGGCGGCGCCAACGCCATCACCGTCTTGCCACACACGCTGGCGCTGGGATTACCTGACCCGTTCGCGCGTCGCGTGGCGCGCAACACGCAACTGGTGCTGCTGGAAGAATCCAATCTCGCCAAGGTATCCGACCCCGCGGCCGGCTCCGGCGGTATCGAAACCCTGACACAACAATTGTGCGAAGCGGCCTGGCTGTTGTTTCAGGAAATCGAGCAAGCGGGCGGCGTGTTCGCAAGCCTTGAACAAGGCCTGATCCAGCGCAAGGTGGCTGCGACACGGGCGGCGCGCGAGACCGATATCGCCAAACGCAAGACGGTGCTGACCGGCGCCAGCGAATTTCCCAACCTGCACGAGACCGATGTCACGGTGCTCGACGCGAAGCCAGCCGCGCTTGCGCCGGATGGCGAGACCAACATCAAATTCGACGCGTTGGCGCCGATGCGGCTCGCGGAGCCGTTCGAAGCGTTGCGGGACAAGTCGGACGCCAGGCTGAAGCGCAGCGGTGCGCGGCCAAGGGTCTTTCTCGCCAATCTGGGGACGGCCGCCGACTTCACCGCACGGGCGACGTTTGCCAAAAGCTTCTTTGAGACCGGCGGGATCGAGGCGGTCGGCAGCGACGGATTTACCGATCCGGCTGCCCTCGCCGCATCGTTCTCGTCTTCCGGCGCGGCATTGGTGTGCCTCTGTTCATCCGACAAGCTGTACGCCGACAAGGCCGCTGCGGCCGCAAAAGCCCTTCAAGCGGCCGGCGCGAAACATATCTATCTGGCAGGCCGGCCCGGCGAGCAGGAAACCGCGATGCGCGGCGCCGGTGTCAGCGATTTCATCTTCGCCGGCGGCGATGCACTGGCGACGCTTCGGGAAGCCTATCGGCGGATGGAGTGA